The sequence AATCAGAAGTCGCCTTGGTCGCCATGGCCCTGTTTCACCCCCATCAACAGTTCCCTGTCCACTTTAAACTGCCACAGCTCATGTGCACATGACACAACTGTGTCAAGTCAAGCCAAATTCGAGCATCTGTCTGGTTTATTTAAGGAATCCTCTCTGTGCTATGAGCCCTTGTTTGATCTGGCTCTCCCTAAAGTGGCCTCTCTCTTTGTGGAAAAGAAGACATCTGAAGCCCTGCAAAGAGCCAGAGGGGACAAGgaacaaaaagaagaaacattttCTGCCTCGTCTCCTCTGGAAGTGCTGGATTTTCTTCTCCAGCAAAGCAGTGACAGCCATGACAAATTGCTAAAAAGGTGCAATTTTACTTAGATGGTGTTTCATGGAGAATAAGCTTGACTTTGAATGTCACATTGCTAAACCCGTTCTGATTTTTCAGTGGCTCTGCCTCAATCAAGTTAGCAGATGTGCAGTCAGGAGGCAAACAGCAAAACCTGAGAGGCAAAGGTAAAAGTATGAAATACACCACCACCACTAGCTGTGACCAGTTCATATATTtctcaaatgtatttttctacAGCAGGAAATGCAAACTCTGCACCGCTGGATGAATTACATGTTCTGCGGAGTCAGGTGGTGCTGTTGCACAACCAGCTGCAGTACGAACGCTACAAAAGAGAGCAGCATGCCATCCGCAACCGCCGCCTGCTGCGCCGTGTCATCAACGCCACCGCGCTGCAGGAGCAGAATCACGCCTTGGTAAGCTGAGCAAGGAAGCAATGGAAAGTGCATGTTTCGTATCACTTCATTATAGctgttttaaaacatttaaattggcAAGTATCTGCTACCATCTCGGCTGCAGATTAAGTTGCAACACTCACAAAATGCAAGATATCACAATATCGTGTTTGTTCAACATTGTACTTAATTTATTTGTGCTACCATTTATTTCATCTGGCTGAATATTGTAATGTCTTAAAATGTGTAGACATTTCACTGTTGTATATTCATTGCCCCTATGATAAAATTTAGTAATTACTGGCAATAGGGGTGTTGGTCTGACCTGCTAACATCACAATGCAAGAATTAAGATCTTGCTCACATGTGTGTAGTCAAATTATTGTTTTGCTCATTTGCAGTTTGTATGACAAGAATGCTACTGCATTACAGGTTGGGGTGTCTACCCTGAGAATTGCTTACTTTTGAGCCATTTTGTAACAGGGAAAGGCCAAACTGTAATTTATGCCCTGCCGTTTTGCCAGCTGGGTTAAATATCAGAGTGAGTTGAGTGTtacgtgtatttgtgtgtgcatcttTGGCAGAAGGAGCAGCTGAAACTGCAGGAGGTTGAGCGGCGGGCGCTGCAGCTGAGCCtacaggaggagcagcagcgcTACCAGCAACTGCTGGAGGACAGGAAGGTGGTGGTGACCCGGCTGCAGGAGCAGGTGTCCCAGCTGGAGCGTGAATGCAGCGTGTACTCCTCCACTACGCAGGCTCTTCAGGTGGAGCACAGAAAAGCCTTATAGTATTATTGCACAGtggtaataattacaagcaatgcATGTCttacatgaaacaaaaaaaaattaccctaACTGGTTATTTAGTAATCCAGCTAAACATTGTTGAAATGTCTGGAGAGTGTTCTTCAGATTCAGAGATTGGGGTAATGGAACATTTATAACAGCCATGGCCTTTTATACTACCCAGCAATTGttgaaaaattataattatgtttGCATATGTTCTTATGTTCAGAGTGAACTGAAAGAAAGTGAGAAACAGAGAGGAGAGCTTGAGGCTGACTTGCAGAAAGCTAAGAATAAGGTTTGCAACACAGGCCACCTGCTCAGTCAGCTGACTATGAAGGTGagatttatttatattctgtatattagagctgtaaaaATGAAGGTGTCAATCGTTcatacatattaaatatgtaatatgttaaaataaatgaattcagCTATGTGTACATGTCTGATTTATATGTCCGTAGCTCATGAACAGTGAGAGTATGGAGCAGCAAATGGCTTTCTTAAACAAACACCTGCTGCTTCTGGGCGAGGCAAACAAGCTATGTGTGGAGGAAATGCAACGCCTGGGACCGGACACAAATAAAGTACTACTACACTTGTGCTgtgcaaatgttgcaaacatTGGACATAGCAAATATAAAGCAACCTTTAAACCACAGCACCCTCTCGTGGGCAAATGTAACATTGCAATGTCAACTGTTTTGATAAGGATCTCTAAGATTAGCCTCAGATCTTGTAAATGTGTAGCCATTGTCAGTGTTAACTGAAGTGAACCCAACAGGCCCATAAGGCTCGACCCAGACATCACTGCTGTTTGTACTGAACCACTAGGAATTGAAAATGCTGCAAGGGACTCAGCGGAAGGAGTGTGAGCGGCTGCGACAGGCCGTGATGCAGCAGAGTCAGTGGCTGGAGGCGTCACAGAAGCGCATTAGCGACTTGGAGGGCCAGCTTACCAAGAAGGAACATCTTATCCTGGAGCAAAAGAAGTTTCTGGAGGACACCAAGGCTGAGGCCAAGTACGgcttattcctttttttaattgctgacTTGTCTAGTCCTTCTAGAGGTTTTGACACCTTAAGCTATAGGGTTTCCCTGGACTTGAGTCCCATAAATGTATTAGTGTCACTGACATGACAAGCCAAGACAAATACCTCTTTAGCCAgaaatttttcattattttgtattCTTTTCTGCTGGCATGCTTTACACTTAATATGAATTGTTTTTCTCAACCAATTTTAATCACATTCaatttgaaaacaaatcattatAACTGAATTTGTTGTCACAAAATATAGTATTTACTATTTCTTTTGTAGGTGAATGTGAAGTTACCGTTAACTACCTTTAAGCATAATGGACATTCCTGCAACTTTAAGAAGACTGTTACATATATAGCACTACATGAATTCAAAATTTGTGTGGTATCAATAATTATGGATATGTTTTGGTTTAGGAACCAGCTCCAGGCCTCCGAGAACCGGTACCTGGCCCAGAAGCACATTACTCAAATGCTGCAATCTGAGCTGCTTCGACTGTACAGTGAGGTGGAGCTGTATGCAGCAGCATCTAACAGCCCAGTGGTAGAAGCCCCAGCTCAGCGTTGTAATGTATCTAACTTTAGGTGAGTTAGTCCTTGGTTTTATATACAACTTAAATAGAAACTCTTGACAGGTGGTCCACATTGTTACTACTTTGCTTTATGGGGTCTTTTTTATCATTTGTAGACCAAATGGGAACAGGAGAGAGCCAGAGCTGACAGGCTCCCAGAGCAAGGCTGATGGAGGGTCACCTGGCTGCCTCAATGGTGGAGCTAACCATTCCACTAGCACAGGGATCAATGGCGGTGTGGAGAGCCCAGCTACATCCCCTGTCAAGCCCACCTCGTCCCCTACAATGTACCCCTCTAACAGTCCTCTCATAGTTGGCTCTAGCCCCAGTGCCGGGAGTGTCCTCGGGAGGCGATCTCAAGAGCTGTTCCGGAACAACAGCGAAAGCCAGCATGAAGAGGGCCTGCCACCTCTCACTGGTCTGTCTCAGGAGCTCCTGCCTGACTAATTCCTCCTTGGGTTTTCGCAGCAGGACTCGAGGCTGATGCCAGCACTGAAAGTCCCTTGCAGCACAGGGAGCATCAAGAGGAACTGGTAGTCAGTTTTTATGAAGCTTGCACAAGTTGGGGGTATTACGTTGCTGCTAAGTATTTTGAgccaaatatgaaaatgaactaATGAGCAACATTTGAGTTAATACtttgctgcatgtttctcttTTTGGCAGTTTACAGCCTTTCTATTTTAGCCCTTCAAAAAGAAGACAGTGAATGGgagcattattaaaataataaaaaaaaacacacacaaagctggaaaGAAATTTCTTGTAATCACACCCtttagtgtgtgtttaaaaagccATTATTCTGGAGGGTTCCtgttgcttttcattttttaataagcaCATTAGCTAGTGTTTGTACGgggtaaaaaaaagtgcaatactCATAAAACTAAATGCCAACATTTAAGGAGGAGACTGTTCCTAACACTAACAAAGATGCCAGCTTATTATAGACTCTGTAGACTGTGTATAAAACATAAAGATGTACATTCTGAATACCAATCATTCCAGTTTAGAAAATAATGGAATTTTGTAACAAGGCtggacaatatattaagtaaaatTTGTCAATTTCCAATCTAATAATGCAATGAATCCGTCCTATTTGAGATTGTGACTACAAATAAGGTATACCACCAGTCGTTCTACTCAACTGTAGAGACAGCATGCACAACCTACTGGATAGGCTTacaatatttaattataatatatgGTCATTTAGGTCATTTTGCTTAGCCCTTTTCCCCCCCTAACCATCTAGTTTTAAAGTAGCCTATATGCTTTGCATCTGATTAACAGACCACACTGTGTCATGAAAAATGTCTTACTACTGGCTTTTATATTCCAATTCCATCCTGGAACAGAACATTTATGGGATCACCGGTCTTGTTTTAAGTTGAATTGTAACAGCAATATTATACAAGTGCCTAGATGACCAAGTGTCCATGTTGAGCATGAAACTGAACTAGTGTAAACATGCTAGATAAATCCATGGCACAAAAGAAATGGTCATACAGTATTAAAGTAGATGGGGGGcataatggacattttaatGTGGACGAACACAAGATGTACCTGTTGGGTGTTACCCAGTTAAgcagtttttgtgtttttcagtgtgGCATTCAGTTTTTCAGGTGCAGGGAGCAAATCTGTTATCCTGGCAACCAAGTGTTAACCATGTATATAAAGCTCACACAAGCTAAAAATCTCATTATCTAAAGCCAGCCCATTGATTATTTGATGTGACCTCTGATTCTGCTTTACAATAGTGATATAATGTTGTTTCAGTGCATCTGAAATCAATTTCAGAATCATGTCCGGCCTTCTAGCTGGCTTTAAACAAGCAAAAAATAGTATCCACTACTAATATATCCAATCAGTAACACTATTCCTTGTTTGTGATGCCCTTTCTATGACTAGCAGCCACTTTGCATAGAGAAATGTTAATAACAAAGCGTGTAATTAAATTTTTACAACATTCCAAATTACATCGATTTTGATGAATTaaaatttatcattttttattctgcCAAGCTCCTCTTCTTGTTTAGAATTGTTTAAAGGTTCCTTGAAAGCTTTGCTAAGATTTTGCAAGAGATTATTATGAAGTTGAAATGCTGCAATTGTTCAGCATATTGTTTGAAATGCGGGGGGCAAATGTGAGGTGCGAGGATTAAAGTATATCTGTGTGTACAAAAATGCCAATAGCGCTGTGaccaaaagcaacaaaaaagtTCTCTTTCACTGGACACAGTATTAAATGGGTAATCGTtttaaactgtgaaaaaaaaataaaaaattgtttttactAAATTTCAGCAAccattgtttttgtgttttattgcagATTTTCACATTTGTTTGTCTTTACAATGTATTAGACTTCATATCCTTCTGCATCCTATTTCCAGGCTGGTTTTCCTGCATGCCATCCACCTATGCCTTTAGCCACTGGTTTACTGGTCTTACAAGATGCATTTTTAGTCTTATTAGATGATGATGATCCTGTGCGGTAGAATGAAGTGTTCTGTTCCACAATCTCATCCTTTGTGATCTCTATGGTTTGGGTCTCTACGGCAGTCCTCATGGCAGCACTGGCTGTCTTAAGCAAGTCCAGAGCCGATGGAATTAGGCTCACAACACCTCCATAGTAATTTCTGGCTTCATTGCAGCTTAGTCGGTTCAATTCGTTGTGTGGATATCTGTTAAAAAAGGATAATGGGGGAGAAAACAATGAGCCTGTATCTGAAGCAAATTTTCAGATCTTAATGGGTTCACTGattcttttaaatatttgtaatataaaataaaagtgcagatTGTCACAAACCTTGCCCGCAGATTGCTGATATCATGGTATGGACCTAGAAGAATTTTGCAGGTCTCCAGTGAATCACATGCAGGTCTTTGTTCAGTCTTAAAAGATTGAAGAAGTGCAGTAACATTCCCCAAATCCTCTACAATCtccaaaaaaagggaaaaaatgcgCCTGTCTGTGGCATTGTGGCAGTGCAGGTTAATATACTTTTGAACCTGCATGTGTGGAAGAAGAAACTCATTCAGTTTGTTCTAATGGATTACtgcaatgaataaatacagtcgtggccaaacaTTTTGAGAATTACAgtaatactggttttcacaaagtttgctgcttcagtgtttttatatctttttgtCACTTGTTTCtctggtgtattgaagtataatttcaagcattttataatttcaaaggcttttattgaatTTCAAGAGCTATTtcaagtttttgatgatctgataaatggttgaattaagtgcaatcttagtagcagcaatatccttgcctgtgaagccctttttataaaacacaatgATGAATGCACgcgtttccttgcaggtaaccatggttaacagaggaagaacaatgatttcaagcatcaccatCCTTTTACAGCTTCCGATCtcctattctaactcaatcagcacgacagaatgatctccagtcttgtgctggtcaacactctcacttgtgttaacgtgCGAAtcactttgcaattcatctgatcacttttCCTAACATtgtggagtatatgcaaattccatattaaaaaaacggaagcagcaaactttgtgaaaaccagttttTGCGTCATTCTCAACACTTCTGGCCACGACTGTAAACTCTCCTCTCACCTGCTGAACAGAAGAGACTGGCTGTGTCCTTTCAAAGGTAAGATCTCGTGAACGCTCTAGAGCTGAGATGAAGATGAACTGTTGTTGCTTGAAACGTTCATGCTTCTCTTCAATGGCCGCTAGCGCCTTACTCACCTCATTCATTGTGGTCCTCACCCCCACAAGGAGTTTATATGTGATTAAATTATGCACTTGCGAATTT comes from Denticeps clupeoides chromosome 11, fDenClu1.1, whole genome shotgun sequence and encodes:
- the tsc1a gene encoding TSC complex subunit 1a isoform X1, yielding MAKEQPSVTDCIPFLASVDLQVLEDTKNVIQEHLQSDRGSILVNSLVDYYLNTSSSEAVLILSSVIEPHDKHLLDKMNECMGKQNQRLLALTLLGHVIRKQPPWIHKIVRFQLFASLLKCLKTDADVVVLTTGVLVLIVLLPMIPQPGKQLLYEFFDIFGRLAAWNQRNPGHVQGVYLIHLHAAVYSLFHRLYGMYPCNFVSYLRSHYNMRENLDTFDQVVKQMLENVRIHPELIIGNKDSELDPSRWRRFEAHDIVIECAKVSLDPKEASWEEGYSTMPDQLPVQLQPRPQECASNLSLDISCYESSSLPVSTAPLFSPHVSASQPPRSSPQTFSHQYMWSPSSVCGMTTPPNSRGISPTNISEVSQNALHLSGRAQGTPVDGRYLALYNSSASSSPNLSFRREPELILQANTPSSLVKNGALAELHKATQLKLEEKSRQPEKYTSEDVSKAITANSATSMSLKEVSAFIKEQELEVHQTREEREEDAIREELQKLTESKKSTPAMLRCDTMFYRSNEIHSGTQEKLLSCTDPSPFREPPNLVSTPDRPVTTAGDATNQKSPWSPWPCFTPINSSLSTLNCHSSCAHDTTVSSQAKFEHLSGLFKESSLCYEPLFDLALPKVASLFVEKKTSEALQRARGDKEQKEETFSASSPLEVLDFLLQQSSDSHDKLLKSGSASIKLADVQSGGKQQNLRGKAGNANSAPLDELHVLRSQVVLLHNQLQYERYKREQHAIRNRRLLRRVINATALQEQNHALKEQLKLQEVERRALQLSLQEEQQRYQQLLEDRKVVVTRLQEQVSQLERECSVYSSTTQALQSELKESEKQRGELEADLQKAKNKVCNTGHLLSQLTMKLMNSESMEQQMAFLNKHLLLLGEANKLCVEEMQRLGPDTNKELKMLQGTQRKECERLRQAVMQQSQWLEASQKRISDLEGQLTKKEHLILEQKKFLEDTKAEAKNQLQASENRYLAQKHITQMLQSELLRLYSEVELYAAASNSPVVEAPAQRCNVSNFRPNGNRREPELTGSQSKADGGSPGCLNGGANHSTSTGINGGVESPATSPVKPTSSPTMYPSNSPLIVGSSPSAGSVLGRRSQELFRNNSESQHEEGLPPLTGLSQELLPD
- the tsc1a gene encoding TSC complex subunit 1a isoform X3 — translated: MLENVRIHPELIIGNKDSELDPSRWRRFEAHDIVIECAKVSLDPKEASWEEGYSTMPDQLPVQLQPRPQECASNLSLDISCYESSSLPVSTAPLFSPHVSASQPPRSSPQTFSHQYMWSPSSVCGMTTPPNSRGISPTNISEVSQNALHLSGRAQGTPVDGRYLALYNSSASSSPNLSFRREPELILQANTPSSLVKNGALAELHKATQLKLEEKSRQPEKYTSEDVSKAITANSATSMSLKEVSAFIKEQELEVHQTREEREEDAIREELQKLTESKKSTPAMLRCDTMFYRSNEIHSGTQEKLLSCTDPSPFREPPNLVSTPDRPVTTAGDATNQKSPWSPWPCFTPINSSLSTLNCHSSCAHDTTVSSQAKFEHLSGLFKESSLCYEPLFDLALPKVASLFVEKKTSEALQRARGDKEQKEETFSASSPLEVLDFLLQQSSDSHDKLLKSGSASIKLADVQSGGKQQNLRGKAGNANSAPLDELHVLRSQVVLLHNQLQYERYKREQHAIRNRRLLRRVINATALQEQNHALKEQLKLQEVERRALQLSLQEEQQRYQQLLEDRKVVVTRLQEQVSQLERECSVYSSTTQALQSELKESEKQRGELEADLQKAKNKVCNTGHLLSQLTMKLMNSESMEQQMAFLNKHLLLLGEANKLCVEEMQRLGPDTNKELKMLQGTQRKECERLRQAVMQQSQWLEASQKRISDLEGQLTKKEHLILEQKKFLEDTKAEAKNQLQASENRYLAQKHITQMLQSELLRLYSEVELYAAASNSPVVEAPAQRCNVSNFRPNGNRREPELTGSQSKADGGSPGCLNGGANHSTSTGINGGVESPATSPVKPTSSPTMYPSNSPLIVGSSPSAGSVLGRRSQELFRNNSESQHEEGLPPLTGLSQELLPD
- the tsc1a gene encoding TSC complex subunit 1a isoform X2; translated protein: MAKEQPSVTDCIPFLASVDLQVLEDTKNVIQEHLQSDRGSILVNSLVDYYLNTSSSEAVLILSSVIEPHDKHLLDKMNECMGKQNQRLLALTLLGHVIRKQPPWIHKIVRFQLFASLLKCLKTDADVVVLTTGVLVLIVLLPMIPQPGKQLLYEFFDIFGRLAAWNQRNPGHVQGVYLIHLHAAVYSLFHRLYGMYPCNFVSYLRSHYNMRENLDTFDQVVKQMLENVRIHPELIIGNKDSELDPSRWRRFEAHDIVIECAKVSLDPKEASWEEGYSTMPDQLPVQLQPRPQECASNLSLDISCYESSSLPVSTAPLFSPHVSASQPPRSSPQTFSHQYMWSPSSVCGMTTPPNSRGISPTNISEVSQNALHLSGRAQGTPVDGRYLALYNSSASSSPNLSFRREPELILQANTPSSLVKNGALAELHKATQLKLEEKSRQPEKYTSEDVSKAITANSATSMSLKEVSAFIKEQELEVHQTREEREEDAIREELQKLTESKKSTPAMLRCDTMFYRSNEIHSGTQEKLLSCTDPSPFREPPNLVSTPDRPVTTAGDATNQKSPWSPWPCFTPINSSLSTLNCHSSCAHDTTVSSQAKFEHLSGLFKESSLCYEPLFDLALPKVASLFVEKKTSEALQRARGDKEQKEETFSASSPLEVLDFLLQQSSDSHDKLLKSGSASIKLADVQSGGKQQNLRGKGNANSAPLDELHVLRSQVVLLHNQLQYERYKREQHAIRNRRLLRRVINATALQEQNHALKEQLKLQEVERRALQLSLQEEQQRYQQLLEDRKVVVTRLQEQVSQLERECSVYSSTTQALQSELKESEKQRGELEADLQKAKNKVCNTGHLLSQLTMKLMNSESMEQQMAFLNKHLLLLGEANKLCVEEMQRLGPDTNKELKMLQGTQRKECERLRQAVMQQSQWLEASQKRISDLEGQLTKKEHLILEQKKFLEDTKAEAKNQLQASENRYLAQKHITQMLQSELLRLYSEVELYAAASNSPVVEAPAQRCNVSNFRPNGNRREPELTGSQSKADGGSPGCLNGGANHSTSTGINGGVESPATSPVKPTSSPTMYPSNSPLIVGSSPSAGSVLGRRSQELFRNNSESQHEEGLPPLTGLSQELLPD
- the spaca9 gene encoding sperm acrosome-associated protein 9; amino-acid sequence: MNEVSKALAAIEEKHERFKQQQFIFISALERSRDLTFERTQPVSSVQQVQKYINLHCHNATDRRIFSLFLEIVEDLGNVTALLQSFKTEQRPACDSLETCKILLGPYHDISNLRARYPHNELNRLSCNEARNYYGGVVSLIPSALDLLKTASAAMRTAVETQTIEITKDEIVEQNTSFYRTGSSSSNKTKNASCKTSKPVAKGIGGWHAGKPAWK